One window of Nostoc sp. C052 genomic DNA carries:
- a CDS encoding glycosyltransferase family 2 protein, translating to MSYLSATVIICTVDRCNFLSRVMSAVSLWRCSFQELIVVVGPAQDDTKLVLLEYKDIINQVILTEQRNVSVARNLGLKAATKDIIFYLDDDVIPPDNWIDLHLQIYREQGASCGCVGGAVIDKTQPNGALQFARGVNSRLSESRPVLCATETTRYISNPQWFCGVMGANASYKREALVKIGYFDEFFEYFLEETDVCLRLLEAGYRVHHIDVVVEHYVQPSHNRRDRRHLTCWYSLAKNTTYFALKHGCQKLPFPMFLIRLTLLLNYRCLLRILRLKLTHNLPFSLLFQYIQDSIVGVRHGWEAGMKLHNPQDWKNEKMRVKLG from the coding sequence ATGTCATATCTTTCTGCAACTGTGATTATCTGTACTGTAGATAGGTGTAACTTTCTCTCAAGAGTGATGAGTGCTGTTTCGCTTTGGCGATGTTCTTTTCAAGAGCTGATTGTAGTCGTTGGCCCGGCACAAGATGATACAAAGTTAGTTTTATTAGAATATAAGGATATTATTAATCAAGTTATTTTGACTGAGCAAAGAAATGTGAGTGTGGCTAGAAACTTAGGTTTAAAAGCTGCAACAAAAGACATTATTTTTTATCTTGATGATGATGTTATTCCTCCCGACAATTGGATAGATTTACATTTACAAATTTACCGAGAACAGGGAGCAAGTTGTGGTTGTGTGGGTGGAGCAGTTATAGATAAAACTCAACCAAATGGTGCATTGCAATTTGCTAGAGGCGTCAATAGTCGTTTGAGCGAATCTCGACCTGTTCTTTGTGCGACAGAGACAACTAGATATATCTCTAACCCTCAATGGTTTTGTGGTGTAATGGGAGCCAATGCTTCATATAAACGAGAAGCTTTAGTGAAAATTGGCTATTTTGATGAGTTTTTTGAATATTTTTTAGAAGAAACTGATGTCTGTTTGCGTTTGTTGGAAGCTGGGTACAGGGTTCATCATATAGATGTGGTTGTAGAACACTATGTGCAACCTAGTCATAATCGCCGCGATCGCCGACATCTCACCTGTTGGTATTCTTTAGCTAAAAATACTACTTACTTTGCTTTAAAACACGGTTGTCAAAAACTACCTTTCCCAATGTTTTTAATCCGTCTCACTTTACTTCTGAACTACCGTTGTTTGTTAAGAATTTTACGCCTTAAGTTGACTCACAATCTGCCTTTTTCTTTGTTATTTCAATATATTCAAGATTCTATTGTCGGTGTTCGTCACGGCTGGGAGGCTGGAATGAAATTGCATAATCCTCAAGACTGGAAAAATGAGAAAATGAGAGTAAAATTAGGATGA
- a CDS encoding Uma2 family endonuclease has product MVQTPTNPETETLLIELPSTIGLYVTQEQFAALAAANPDLRLERTAQGELIVNPPTGWETGERNWSISGELYLWWRNSSEPGKAFDSSTGFILPNGATRSPDASWVSQERWQALTPEQKGTFANICPDFVVELRSSSDSLKSLQAKMREYIDNGALLGWLIDPQQRRVEIYRPELAVEVLENPAELSGETVLLGFVLNLRRVWD; this is encoded by the coding sequence ATGGTACAGACTCCCACCAACCCAGAAACCGAAACCCTATTGATTGAGTTGCCGTCTACAATTGGGTTGTACGTCACCCAGGAACAGTTTGCAGCCTTAGCAGCAGCCAACCCAGACTTGAGACTCGAAAGAACAGCACAAGGAGAGTTAATTGTGAACCCCCCAACGGGCTGGGAAACTGGAGAACGCAATTGGAGTATTTCTGGAGAGTTGTATTTGTGGTGGCGTAATTCGAGCGAACCGGGTAAAGCCTTTGACTCCTCCACTGGCTTCATTTTACCCAATGGTGCGACTCGTTCTCCCGACGCCTCTTGGGTCAGCCAAGAACGTTGGCAGGCACTTACTCCAGAGCAAAAAGGAACCTTTGCTAATATCTGTCCTGATTTTGTCGTGGAGTTACGCTCTAGCTCAGATAGCCTCAAGTCCCTGCAAGCGAAGATGAGGGAGTATATTGATAATGGCGCTCTCCTGGGCTGGTTAATCGATCCGCAGCAGCGACGGGTGGAAATTTATCGACCAGAATTAGCAGTGGAAGTGTTGGAAAATCCGGCTGAATTGTCTGGTGAAACGGTGTTACTGGGTTTTGTGCTGAATTTGCGTCGGGTGTGGGATTGA
- a CDS encoding Uma2 family endonuclease — translation MSTDMPQSIATISLAEFLAQPNIEASPVWELIDGRAVQKTMPTLFYSRLQRNLVNYINDRTDEFEAVQELRCIVPPYSPVPDIAIVACHRLTDEDGSFNRAPDWLIEIRSPDQSTLDLQNKILHCLSNGTQLAWLIDLARQQIWVWQGDDLPIVFAGADFLPSLGILPELTVNALMGMTRRQ, via the coding sequence TTGTCAACAGATATGCCCCAGTCGATCGCCACAATTTCGCTTGCAGAGTTTCTCGCTCAACCCAATATTGAGGCTTCTCCTGTATGGGAGTTAATTGATGGGCGAGCCGTGCAAAAAACAATGCCAACCCTCTTTTACTCACGGCTACAACGCAACCTTGTCAATTATATCAACGATCGCACCGATGAATTTGAAGCCGTGCAAGAGCTACGCTGCATCGTACCTCCCTACTCCCCAGTGCCAGATATTGCGATCGTTGCCTGCCATCGCCTGACTGATGAGGACGGCTCATTTAATAGAGCGCCAGATTGGTTAATTGAAATTCGTTCGCCCGACCAAAGCACCCTAGACTTACAAAATAAGATTCTCCACTGCCTCAGCAACGGAACACAACTAGCCTGGTTAATCGATCTCGCTCGTCAGCAGATTTGGGTCTGGCAAGGAGACGACTTACCTATAGTATTTGCAGGAGCAGACTTTCTGCCAAGCTTAGGTATTCTACCCGAACTTACGGTTAATGCTTTAATGGGTATGACTCGCCGACAATAG
- a CDS encoding glycosyltransferase — MKPADIEKLLSQKINSNEEKLLQQYFSEANVNQPLAFTNKIPNLIFQKKRLQNYHNNNFEVSFKQIIKDKLPSAVARIALLVTTEYEGIFRNGGIGTYYRTLSEKLAAEDFYVVLLLCQSQEKFAGESTIPAVKHIFSTSECIDVLELQPAHLGILSQLQHGEWVDYESYCALFFVTAIATTFPNTYIYIEFPEMLGLGYRTVQAKRSRVLGENCVVAVTLHSGQEWLQEAHARYTHSHPRWFWQTSHYEQYSFEQADLAFFLSHFLKEKVEKYGWKTSHAKHLPYCFSVIEQPLKTITLRNDLQIIVDEDKIPLVFFGRLEERKGLFTFLEAIKLLESNVIEKVHIIFMGKNVELQAEGLQGLDSQQYIKQKLGSNCCYTIVTDLFSQEAIQLVSLLHSVVVCLTSSQENFPHTALEMGQLPVSLIVSDTGGFRETLNLIGRTSGVRWFIPEDVRSLAQAMIEAIWAYPEKLDVPMREFLHFVNQRLLNQRFKYMKQAFCQTATSPASHLDKSEPRRWILGMTSMEEQLFLENYAQNEYSGRGEIVELGCWLGSSTISLAMGLEANSCVTNKNQRIHVYDIFIWSSLANMTQNIIGTSLEGKYKDGDSFLDEYQERINPWSHLIHVYPGDLAEIGWQQDEIECLFIDAMKSWELTNSIIKNFFPYLIPEVSLVIHQDFAHYYTSWIHLIMYRLREYLVPIEHPFIYSSRAFRYVKPIPNEVLQNSYSFDSFSETEVEAAFNYSLDITAKKMQQNILAAKVMHFIHVKNFEKAKLEFKKTIAQLDNFEWLELADVQRYAKMHHSIDLLS, encoded by the coding sequence ATGAAGCCAGCAGACATAGAAAAATTACTGTCTCAAAAAATCAACTCAAATGAAGAGAAACTTTTACAGCAGTACTTTAGCGAAGCCAATGTGAATCAACCTTTGGCATTTACTAATAAAATTCCCAATCTAATTTTTCAAAAGAAAAGGCTGCAAAATTATCATAATAACAACTTTGAAGTCAGCTTCAAACAGATAATAAAAGACAAATTGCCCTCAGCAGTTGCACGAATAGCATTACTTGTCACAACTGAATACGAAGGTATTTTTAGAAATGGTGGAATTGGCACTTACTACCGCACTCTTAGTGAGAAATTAGCAGCAGAAGACTTTTATGTTGTGCTACTGCTTTGCCAAAGTCAAGAGAAGTTTGCTGGAGAGTCAACTATTCCCGCAGTGAAACATATCTTTTCGACCAGTGAATGTATCGATGTACTAGAATTACAGCCGGCTCACTTGGGAATTTTGTCTCAGTTGCAGCATGGAGAATGGGTAGACTACGAGAGCTATTGTGCCCTGTTTTTTGTGACTGCGATCGCCACTACATTTCCTAACACCTATATTTACATTGAATTTCCAGAAATGCTGGGATTGGGATACCGCACAGTTCAAGCCAAGCGATCGCGTGTTTTAGGAGAAAATTGTGTGGTGGCTGTGACTTTGCATAGTGGGCAGGAGTGGCTGCAAGAAGCTCATGCAAGGTACACACATTCTCATCCTCGCTGGTTTTGGCAAACGAGCCATTATGAGCAATATTCCTTTGAACAGGCAGATTTAGCATTCTTTTTGTCACATTTTCTTAAAGAGAAAGTAGAGAAGTATGGCTGGAAAACATCTCATGCAAAACATTTACCTTATTGTTTTTCAGTTATTGAACAACCGTTGAAAACAATTACGCTGAGAAATGATTTGCAAATAATTGTTGATGAAGATAAAATTCCGCTTGTATTTTTTGGACGATTAGAGGAGAGAAAAGGGCTTTTTACCTTCCTAGAAGCAATCAAACTACTAGAAAGCAATGTTATTGAAAAAGTTCATATCATCTTTATGGGTAAAAACGTTGAGCTGCAAGCAGAGGGTTTACAAGGTTTAGATAGCCAGCAATATATTAAACAAAAGTTAGGCTCTAATTGTTGTTACACCATTGTGACTGATTTGTTCAGTCAAGAAGCGATTCAGTTGGTGAGTTTGTTGCATAGTGTAGTCGTTTGCCTCACCAGTAGTCAAGAGAACTTTCCCCATACAGCATTAGAAATGGGACAATTACCTGTTAGTTTAATCGTTTCAGATACAGGTGGATTTCGAGAAACTCTCAATCTTATTGGACGCACCAGTGGTGTGCGCTGGTTCATACCGGAAGATGTGCGATCGCTTGCACAAGCTATGATTGAAGCTATCTGGGCCTACCCTGAGAAACTCGATGTACCCATGAGAGAGTTTCTCCATTTTGTAAATCAACGCTTGCTGAATCAAAGATTTAAATACATGAAGCAAGCTTTTTGTCAAACAGCTACATCACCTGCAAGCCATCTAGATAAAAGTGAACCCAGGCGATGGATACTGGGTATGACTTCAATGGAGGAGCAACTCTTTTTAGAGAACTATGCCCAAAATGAGTATTCAGGTAGAGGAGAAATTGTAGAACTTGGTTGCTGGTTGGGTTCATCAACCATTTCCTTAGCAATGGGGCTTGAGGCTAACTCTTGTGTAACTAACAAAAACCAGCGCATTCATGTTTATGATATTTTTATTTGGTCTTCACTGGCTAATATGACGCAAAATATCATCGGCACTTCGTTAGAAGGAAAGTACAAAGATGGAGATAGTTTTCTAGACGAATACCAGGAGCGAATTAATCCTTGGAGTCATCTCATTCATGTCTATCCTGGGGATCTTGCAGAAATTGGCTGGCAACAAGATGAAATCGAGTGTCTTTTTATTGATGCGATGAAATCCTGGGAATTAACAAATAGTATTATAAAAAACTTCTTTCCCTATCTGATTCCAGAAGTATCTCTGGTAATCCACCAAGACTTTGCTCATTACTATACTTCTTGGATTCATCTAATTATGTATCGCTTGCGAGAGTATTTAGTGCCGATTGAGCATCCCTTCATTTATTCCTCTAGAGCTTTTCGCTATGTCAAGCCAATTCCCAATGAGGTGTTACAAAATTCGTATTCATTTGATAGTTTTTCTGAAACTGAAGTTGAAGCCGCTTTTAATTATTCATTAGACATTACAGCAAAGAAAATGCAGCAGAATATTCTAGCAGCTAAAGTCATGCATTTTATTCATGTCAAAAATTTTGAAAAAGCTAAGTTGGAGTTTAAAAAAACGATAGCACAGCTTGATAATTTTGAATGGTTAGAGTTGGCTGATGTTCAAAGATATGCTAAGATGCACCACTCAATTGACCTACTCAGTTAA
- a CDS encoding phytanoyl-CoA dioxygenase family protein — protein sequence MRNVFLKAENQREFKTKGYSTMPMLSSQEVNLVLSELQLMKPDNNFNAESSSEQPSYHLTDFDSNIQYKIKAKQLITSILEPRLKNIFDNYKIITTNFIIKPPGKGKFPVHQDWTFVLDRKNYTSLTLWCPLVDTNEDNGTLQVVEGSHEIVPDIVTSTVDFYCKNFEDAIVEKYGKVICLKAGECLVFDHSLLHFSDENHTDQPRYVMQAILVPSEIDPVFYYFDVNEPKKGFEVFQTEPDFFVFQDFFKRPSNLKSLGFIENQNRLLTEEEFIEKMQKRSQSGKAGSSSLISVKPSSINQELEDKGYTVIDFLEEDEVQSLIRFYRENSIPNDIIEPFVSATICSSDLAYRQQVIQQAKKVFIPKLEILFPNHKVAICTFINKKPNKLSSGVTLHQDRSFADEINLKTFGVWCPLIDVNEENGCFNVVQKSHLLNSTPRSSNSFAHSQEVLSIMKQDYLTNIPMKAGQALVYDNRLFHGSCPNSTNAERVALICVITPKNSPVLFYSRYSQNSNKLEVFEVDDTFYDSYIQGEKPENALSLGIFDYQVAPITPEQFVEFMNAPERKADKDTGIREKFLSFFNLLRGNDWWFYKIPPLLAIAYAEILLQATPTLQSIITLLSLIASMFFVAAYGHVVNDIFDIEVDLQAGKYNRIACLSNLQRILLSASLAVAGLIPWFFIGINTKSTFLLATIYVLLTIYSAPPLRLKERGIWGVITDAAQVHAVPTLLVATVFSDLASIPQPESATLATVATAWAFLVGIRAIVLHQIWDWKNDLNSGVKTLVTSIGVDSARFGISYIVFPSEIFLLCLLMWVTSHFAPLVLVFFIPYILLRMINIKLTSGVFDTAPVQKAYILPHDFYEVWLPLALTILLSVREVSFLSLLGLHIVLFYPAIAQRATEFNLPFISCSKLIAKLVKLLRNDLNRQETIQQERQEMLEIPTTLPSDKFQDSITKAIDFLTQVQLEDGEFQTTLPNENLKAICGTLGLKQKVTEKLVFDSSPFVTSLVIYSLSFLSYESKVQQLIARGLSFLSKEMESSGLWRYWSSKNEKHYVAPPDLDDICCASYVLRMNGIPIQPNTAIILGNRNRQGLFYTWLLPRYVRGIILDLVTLGKRFSCLDEFWQLTNKDDICCVVNANVLLYLGENIQTQKAVEYLTSVVLQGSEDDNTSFYNHKLSFYYMLSRAYFNGVNSLRGIIAPVTNKIFSLQKADGSFGDELLTALAVCTLLNFNCQTLSLDKAIDFLLKTQQSDGSWQRIPMYGGKTDKKTFGSAELTTAFCIESLSRYRLLDRVGNWQQSRAELQQVQEEFKQSQSQLYTTQTELAQSQSELHASKTEFVKSQSDLQYTQNQLQQTQTELTQSESELQTSQTELALLKSYLHQTQGSEGIMSYYRSRIASNPDDIQVYHQALIIKPDDAQISLQLGNAFVRQNRFCEAIATYQTALQFHPNNFEIHLELAKALEKEQKWEDAIASYQRAIELNPDYSWSHKHLGDILAEQGQLNDASTSYRRALQLQPRIF from the coding sequence ATGCGTAATGTATTTCTTAAAGCCGAAAACCAACGAGAATTTAAAACTAAGGGCTATTCAACAATGCCAATGTTGTCTAGTCAGGAAGTTAACTTGGTTTTATCGGAATTACAATTAATGAAACCAGATAATAACTTTAATGCTGAAAGCTCCTCTGAACAACCTAGTTATCACTTAACAGATTTCGACAGTAATATACAATATAAAATCAAAGCCAAACAATTAATTACGAGTATTTTAGAACCTCGCCTTAAAAATATATTTGATAATTACAAAATAATTACCACTAATTTTATTATCAAGCCTCCAGGTAAAGGGAAGTTTCCTGTTCATCAAGATTGGACGTTTGTTCTTGATAGAAAAAACTATACTTCATTAACTCTTTGGTGTCCTTTGGTAGATACTAATGAAGACAATGGAACTCTCCAAGTTGTGGAAGGTAGTCATGAAATTGTTCCTGATATTGTGACTAGTACAGTTGACTTTTACTGTAAAAATTTTGAAGATGCAATTGTTGAAAAATATGGAAAAGTCATCTGCTTAAAAGCAGGAGAATGTCTAGTTTTTGACCATAGTCTATTGCATTTTTCAGATGAAAATCATACAGATCAGCCAAGATATGTGATGCAGGCTATATTAGTCCCTAGCGAAATAGATCCTGTTTTTTACTATTTTGATGTAAATGAACCAAAAAAAGGATTTGAAGTATTTCAGACTGAACCAGATTTTTTCGTGTTTCAAGATTTTTTTAAAAGACCATCTAATTTGAAAAGTTTAGGATTTATTGAAAATCAAAATAGGCTTCTCACAGAAGAAGAGTTCATTGAGAAAATGCAAAAACGTTCGCAGAGCGGAAAAGCAGGCTCTAGCTCCCTCATTTCAGTAAAACCTAGTAGTATTAATCAGGAACTTGAAGATAAAGGATATACAGTTATTGATTTTCTTGAGGAAGATGAAGTACAAAGTCTTATTAGATTTTATAGAGAAAACTCAATCCCCAATGATATAATAGAGCCTTTTGTATCTGCGACTATATGTAGCTCAGACCTAGCCTATCGGCAACAAGTCATCCAACAAGCAAAAAAAGTTTTTATTCCCAAATTAGAAATTTTATTTCCTAATCATAAAGTAGCTATTTGCACTTTTATTAATAAAAAACCTAACAAGCTTTCCAGCGGAGTAACTCTGCATCAAGACCGATCTTTCGCAGATGAGATAAATTTAAAAACTTTTGGAGTTTGGTGTCCTCTCATTGACGTTAATGAGGAAAATGGCTGCTTTAATGTTGTTCAAAAAAGTCACTTGCTAAATTCAACGCCAAGGTCTTCTAATAGTTTTGCACATAGTCAGGAAGTTCTGTCTATAATGAAACAGGATTATCTTACCAATATTCCGATGAAAGCCGGACAGGCTTTGGTATATGATAATCGCCTCTTTCATGGTTCTTGTCCTAACTCAACTAATGCTGAAAGAGTAGCACTTATCTGCGTTATAACCCCTAAAAATAGTCCAGTGCTGTTTTATTCTCGATATTCTCAAAACTCTAATAAACTAGAAGTTTTTGAAGTAGATGATACGTTTTATGATAGTTACATTCAAGGGGAAAAACCAGAAAATGCTCTAAGTCTAGGTATCTTTGATTATCAAGTTGCGCCAATAACACCAGAACAATTTGTGGAGTTTATGAATGCTCCAGAACGAAAAGCAGATAAAGACACTGGAATCAGGGAAAAGTTTTTATCATTTTTCAACTTGCTTCGAGGTAACGACTGGTGGTTTTATAAAATTCCGCCGCTACTGGCTATTGCCTATGCCGAAATACTTTTACAAGCTACGCCAACTCTACAATCTATCATTACGCTGCTATCTCTAATAGCTTCCATGTTTTTTGTAGCTGCCTACGGTCATGTTGTCAATGATATTTTTGATATTGAAGTGGATTTGCAAGCGGGTAAGTACAATAGAATAGCTTGCTTATCAAATTTACAGCGCATTTTGTTGAGTGCAAGTTTGGCAGTTGCAGGTTTAATCCCTTGGTTTTTTATTGGTATTAATACTAAATCAACATTTTTACTTGCCACTATCTACGTACTGCTAACTATTTATTCTGCACCTCCCCTCAGACTCAAAGAAAGAGGTATTTGGGGGGTAATTACTGATGCAGCACAGGTACATGCTGTACCAACCCTGCTTGTTGCTACAGTATTCTCTGATTTAGCCAGCATACCCCAACCGGAGAGCGCTACTTTAGCTACTGTCGCCACAGCTTGGGCATTTCTTGTAGGAATTAGAGCTATTGTTTTACATCAAATTTGGGATTGGAAAAATGATTTAAATTCGGGCGTGAAGACTTTGGTAACAAGCATCGGCGTAGACTCGGCTCGATTTGGAATAAGTTATATTGTCTTTCCATCTGAAATTTTCTTGCTATGTCTATTAATGTGGGTTACTTCTCACTTCGCTCCTTTAGTGCTAGTGTTCTTCATCCCTTATATTCTGTTAAGGATGATCAATATTAAATTGACATCAGGTGTGTTTGACACTGCTCCGGTTCAGAAAGCCTACATACTACCCCATGATTTTTACGAAGTGTGGTTGCCTTTGGCTTTGACAATTCTGTTATCTGTCCGAGAAGTGTCATTTTTGAGTTTACTGGGGTTACATATAGTCCTATTTTATCCAGCAATCGCCCAAAGAGCGACTGAATTTAATCTCCCTTTTATTTCATGTTCAAAGCTCATTGCAAAGTTAGTCAAGCTGCTGCGGAACGATCTTAATAGACAAGAAACTATTCAGCAAGAACGGCAAGAGATGCTTGAAATCCCTACTACATTACCTTCTGATAAGTTTCAAGATAGTATCACTAAAGCTATAGATTTCTTAACTCAAGTCCAATTAGAAGATGGAGAGTTTCAGACCACCTTACCAAATGAAAATTTAAAGGCGATTTGTGGAACTCTTGGCTTGAAGCAGAAAGTAACAGAAAAATTAGTTTTTGATAGTTCACCCTTTGTAACCTCACTTGTGATTTATTCTCTAAGTTTTCTCAGCTATGAAAGTAAAGTGCAACAACTAATCGCAAGAGGATTAAGCTTTCTATCAAAAGAAATGGAATCAAGCGGATTGTGGAGGTATTGGTCATCAAAAAATGAAAAGCATTATGTTGCGCCTCCTGACTTGGATGATATTTGCTGCGCGTCTTATGTTTTGAGGATGAATGGTATACCAATTCAGCCGAATACTGCAATCATTCTTGGCAACAGAAACCGACAGGGATTATTTTACACTTGGCTACTTCCTAGATATGTCAGAGGAATTATTCTAGATTTAGTGACGTTAGGAAAACGATTTTCTTGCCTAGATGAATTCTGGCAACTGACTAACAAAGATGATATTTGCTGTGTAGTCAACGCTAATGTTTTGTTATATCTAGGAGAAAATATACAGACCCAAAAGGCAGTTGAGTATTTAACTAGCGTTGTTCTTCAAGGAAGCGAAGACGATAACACCTCATTCTATAATCACAAGTTAAGTTTCTACTACATGCTTTCAAGAGCATATTTTAATGGTGTAAATTCACTTCGAGGAATAATAGCTCCAGTCACTAATAAAATTTTCAGTTTACAGAAAGCTGACGGATCATTTGGTGATGAGTTACTGACAGCTTTAGCCGTATGTACGTTGCTGAATTTCAATTGTCAAACCCTCAGCTTAGATAAAGCCATTGATTTTTTACTCAAAACTCAACAATCTGATGGTTCTTGGCAGAGAATTCCTATGTATGGTGGTAAAACAGATAAAAAGACATTTGGCTCGGCGGAATTAACAACTGCCTTTTGTATAGAATCTTTGAGCAGATATCGGTTGCTAGACAGAGTGGGGAATTGGCAACAAAGTAGAGCAGAACTGCAACAAGTTCAAGAAGAGTTCAAACAATCTCAGTCTCAACTGTACACCACACAAACTGAATTGGCACAATCTCAATCTGAACTACATGCCTCTAAAACTGAATTTGTAAAATCTCAGTCGGATTTACAATATACTCAAAACCAATTGCAACAAACTCAAACTGAATTGACACAATCTGAATCTGAATTACAGACCTCGCAAACTGAATTAGCACTACTCAAATCTTATCTCCACCAGACTCAGGGAAGCGAGGGAATAATGAGCTATTATCGCTCTCGCATCGCTTCTAACCCCGATGATATCCAAGTTTACCATCAGGCATTGATAATTAAGCCAGATGATGCACAAATTTCTTTGCAGTTAGGCAATGCTTTTGTTCGACAAAATCGCTTTTGTGAGGCGATCGCCACTTATCAAACCGCACTTCAATTTCACCCAAATAACTTTGAAATCCACTTGGAGTTAGCCAAGGCTTTAGAAAAAGAGCAGAAATGGGAAGATGCGATCGCCTCTTACCAACGTGCCATTGAACTAAATCCAGATTACTCTTGGTCGCACAAACACTTAGGCGATATCTTAGCAGAACAAGGTCAGCTTAATGATGCAAGTACCTCTTACCGCCGTGCCTTACAGCTTCAACCGAGAATTTTTTGA
- a CDS encoding AMP-binding protein, whose product MPYLLHQLLETSTKRYPEQEVVIYKNNAITYRQLDILSNQLAWVLKDTGIGKGDRVGICLKKSIEEIVAIYS is encoded by the coding sequence ATGCCATATCTACTCCATCAACTTCTAGAAACCAGCACCAAGCGATACCCAGAGCAAGAAGTAGTCATTTATAAAAACAACGCTATCACCTATCGGCAGCTAGACATACTCTCCAATCAACTAGCTTGGGTTCTCAAAGACACTGGGATTGGAAAAGGCGATCGCGTCGGCATCTGTCTCAAGAAATCAATCGAAGAAATCGTAGCTATTTACAGTTGA